Proteins from one Variovorax sp. PBL-E5 genomic window:
- a CDS encoding peptidoglycan recognition protein family protein, producing MAWKVTVDQSFDVDAFDTYCHSLAWTAWRPSFLVVHNTGVPTLAQRPNGFTKTHMGNFATYYRDKMKWSAGPHLFIDDKRIWVFTPLTMSGVHSPSWNKQSLGIEMLGDFDRDAFDAGRGLKVRHNTVAAMATLCAILGLEPMTTKLHREDPETTHACPGTNVRKLELIADVQDLLATRHQGEHQA from the coding sequence ATGGCCTGGAAGGTTACTGTCGACCAGTCGTTTGATGTCGACGCGTTCGACACCTACTGCCACAGCTTGGCCTGGACTGCCTGGCGTCCCTCGTTCCTTGTCGTCCACAACACGGGTGTACCGACCCTGGCGCAGCGGCCGAACGGATTCACGAAGACGCACATGGGCAACTTCGCAACCTACTACCGGGACAAGATGAAATGGAGCGCGGGCCCTCACCTCTTCATTGACGACAAGCGCATTTGGGTCTTCACGCCACTCACGATGTCAGGCGTGCACTCGCCTTCGTGGAACAAGCAGTCACTCGGCATCGAAATGCTCGGCGACTTCGACAGGGACGCGTTCGACGCCGGCAGAGGGCTGAAGGTTCGGCACAACACCGTTGCCGCCATGGCCACCCTTTGCGCCATTCTTGGGCTCGAGCCCATGACCACGAAGCTCCATCGCGAGGACCCTGAGACCACGCATGCGTGCCCCGGCACCAACGTTCGCAAGCTCGAGTTGATTGCAGATGTTCAGGACCTTCTTGCGACTAGGCATCAGGGAGAACACCAAGCCTGA
- a CDS encoding GIY-YIG nuclease family protein: MESERPFVTYKIKNERNGKFYVGSTSNTSSRWAEHRRAIKAARTARVGNHLMCLDIQKNGWGLSDFRFGIIERFETREAMLAGEQALLNTYWGTAKNYNSAHEVLRDTVLHKWFAWNLRTLEHRRYLSVEALSVDFRLGLKTLAGLIARDDVAPGDWVFEPFSRRRTVREVRQMMLVHGIPPPPQQDAASLARSISNLIYGPCKSQGTALNGHQTREFYGV; this comes from the coding sequence ATGGAAAGCGAACGTCCGTTTGTCACTTACAAGATAAAAAACGAGCGGAACGGCAAGTTCTACGTTGGGTCGACGAGCAATACTTCAAGCCGGTGGGCAGAACATCGGCGGGCTATTAAAGCTGCCCGCACAGCCAGAGTCGGGAACCATCTGATGTGCTTGGACATTCAGAAGAACGGCTGGGGGCTGTCTGATTTTCGTTTTGGAATCATCGAGAGATTCGAGACGAGAGAGGCAATGCTTGCAGGCGAGCAGGCGCTGCTAAACACTTATTGGGGCACCGCGAAAAACTACAACTCCGCCCATGAGGTTCTGAGAGACACAGTCCTGCACAAGTGGTTCGCCTGGAACCTTCGAACTCTCGAGCATCGCCGCTACCTCAGCGTAGAGGCGTTGAGCGTCGACTTTCGCCTTGGATTGAAGACGCTCGCAGGTCTTATTGCGCGTGACGACGTTGCTCCCGGTGATTGGGTATTCGAGCCCTTCAGCAGGCGACGTACTGTGCGAGAGGTACGGCAGATGATGCTCGTGCATGGCATACCGCCTCCTCCCCAGCAGGACGCCGCATCGCTGGCGCGCTCAATCAGCAACTTGATTTACGGACCCTGCAAAAGTCAGGGTACGGCCCTCAATGGACATCAAACGCGCGAGTTCTATGGGGTCTAG
- a CDS encoding class I SAM-dependent methyltransferase: MAAQDAEDVDGADQGREVRDAGDATDELRRELVDPIVQGLLCYDPTGSRDVTSIQAALQRWEGLCDQATSAELTPEKMWTYKDWPSNKRHDRVLDLGCGDAVIGHKLMNAPNVAAYVGVDKESERLKAAQPSKFMQVLVRNLEEDDPFGFIDTKEMPNIILAIRLFDHIADPAKLLLALGQLFEPGREGIMLVATSNRRYFKKDLGPEDFSTEKQDEPSLTECRDGLHRHLRSRTAMRRHFRDAGFHVFDEASPLLPASIDRLKGFTKRNGDHAVAPFHIWLLGIYSTRRIQASRKDIDKWVAELAAARRSLGPEENPGPAHLLLSAISDDILPGVHWRTVAVNHPIAYKHNTAGQVFIVESGRFGAYLPGTEPSPALTVSAEPRVVFDPNEVFGELEVFNQDREHDRRYVASVYAMPGEDKAAKFYNVLVLPVKPTVQALMGVATVLGNPMLQDLRTKSLESNLRYHAQYNGVERFSFTSPTGVTTTVRPAFVIVVASLLALALEADREKGLYSLDGRRVVYIDRIDLAAERLLRRSGFKDANAINGALKYLQAAGIIGVLRPVPDVAAERVAAAARLELAASELYGVRKATANVPGSKEVFDGFIRNSYICMVLVEREMALRKFLLEPTQALFDETTRGIAAQDPASAETQEYWRAEMDKVSMQFWKRRIEVGAWAYDSLGFPLSKFAGAKRPARVQ; the protein is encoded by the coding sequence ATGGCAGCGCAAGACGCAGAGGATGTCGATGGTGCCGACCAGGGCCGGGAGGTCCGAGACGCTGGCGACGCAACCGATGAGCTTCGCCGAGAACTGGTCGACCCAATCGTGCAAGGTCTGTTGTGCTACGACCCCACGGGAAGCCGAGATGTCACCTCCATCCAGGCGGCGCTACAGAGGTGGGAGGGGCTTTGCGACCAGGCGACAAGCGCTGAGTTGACGCCAGAGAAGATGTGGACCTACAAGGATTGGCCCTCCAACAAGCGTCACGACAGAGTGCTGGACCTCGGGTGTGGCGATGCAGTCATCGGCCACAAACTGATGAATGCGCCGAATGTCGCCGCCTACGTCGGCGTGGATAAGGAATCGGAACGGCTCAAGGCTGCGCAGCCCTCCAAGTTCATGCAGGTTCTCGTCAGGAACCTCGAGGAAGACGACCCCTTCGGATTCATAGACACGAAGGAGATGCCGAACATCATCCTGGCAATTCGGCTTTTCGACCACATCGCTGACCCGGCTAAGCTTTTGCTCGCACTCGGGCAGCTGTTCGAACCGGGCCGGGAAGGAATCATGTTGGTGGCGACGAGCAACAGGCGCTATTTCAAGAAGGACCTGGGTCCCGAAGACTTCAGCACTGAAAAGCAGGATGAGCCCTCCTTGACCGAGTGCCGGGATGGGCTCCATCGGCATTTGCGGTCCCGAACGGCGATGAGACGACACTTCCGAGACGCAGGCTTTCACGTCTTCGACGAGGCCTCACCCCTCCTTCCGGCGAGCATCGACCGTCTCAAGGGTTTCACAAAGCGCAACGGAGACCACGCGGTAGCGCCATTCCACATCTGGTTGCTTGGGATATACAGCACACGGCGCATTCAGGCCTCACGCAAGGACATCGACAAGTGGGTTGCAGAGCTCGCGGCCGCGCGTAGAAGTCTCGGGCCAGAGGAAAACCCCGGTCCGGCCCACTTGCTGCTGAGCGCCATCAGCGACGATATCCTCCCTGGTGTGCATTGGCGCACGGTTGCCGTCAACCATCCGATAGCCTACAAGCACAACACGGCCGGCCAGGTCTTCATTGTTGAGAGTGGACGATTCGGAGCCTACCTTCCTGGTACTGAGCCATCCCCGGCCCTCACCGTCAGTGCGGAGCCTCGAGTGGTCTTCGACCCCAACGAGGTGTTTGGCGAGCTCGAGGTGTTCAACCAGGACAGGGAGCATGACCGACGCTACGTGGCTTCGGTCTATGCCATGCCGGGCGAAGACAAGGCTGCCAAGTTCTACAACGTGTTGGTCCTTCCTGTGAAGCCGACGGTGCAGGCCTTGATGGGGGTGGCCACGGTGCTCGGCAACCCCATGCTGCAGGATTTGCGCACGAAGAGTTTGGAGTCGAATTTGCGCTATCACGCCCAATACAACGGCGTGGAGCGCTTCAGCTTTACCTCCCCGACCGGGGTGACCACGACTGTAAGGCCGGCATTCGTCATCGTGGTGGCATCGCTGCTCGCGTTGGCTCTTGAAGCGGACAGGGAAAAAGGGCTGTACTCGCTCGATGGACGGCGGGTGGTCTATATCGACCGAATCGACCTGGCAGCGGAACGGCTGCTGCGCCGGTCAGGATTCAAGGACGCGAATGCCATCAACGGAGCTCTGAAGTATCTCCAGGCCGCGGGCATTATCGGGGTATTGAGGCCTGTGCCTGACGTCGCAGCCGAACGGGTGGCAGCAGCGGCGCGGCTGGAGCTTGCGGCGAGCGAGCTGTACGGCGTTCGAAAGGCCACGGCTAACGTTCCTGGCAGCAAGGAGGTGTTCGACGGATTCATCAGGAACAGCTATATATGCATGGTGCTGGTGGAGCGCGAGATGGCGCTGCGCAAGTTTCTCCTGGAGCCCACTCAGGCGCTATTCGATGAGACAACGAGGGGAATAGCGGCCCAGGACCCCGCCAGCGCGGAGACGCAGGAGTACTGGCGGGCGGAAATGGACAAGGTGAGCATGCAGTTCTGGAAGCGGCGCATTGAGGTCGGTGCATGGGCTTACGACAGTCTCGGGTTCCCGTTGTCGAAGTTCGCGGGAGCGAAGCGGCCGGCCAGAGTGCAATGA
- a CDS encoding cold shock domain-containing protein → MRMTGKVADFNRITGRGLIASKTSGKVSFHLSQVVAGKGKLDAGDQVEFELGDLDGVPQALAVSVLSRHMALQQRTLKAHSATAVAEGAAGIADKQEGTTAPATATPFPAWPGLVG, encoded by the coding sequence ATGAGAATGACCGGCAAAGTCGCTGATTTCAACCGCATCACGGGCCGAGGGCTCATTGCGAGCAAGACGTCGGGTAAGGTGAGCTTCCACCTCTCACAGGTCGTCGCAGGCAAAGGGAAGCTCGACGCCGGCGACCAGGTGGAGTTCGAGTTGGGCGACTTGGACGGTGTGCCTCAGGCGTTGGCCGTTTCAGTCCTGTCACGCCACATGGCCCTCCAGCAGCGTACATTGAAAGCTCATTCGGCGACCGCGGTAGCGGAAGGGGCAGCTGGCATTGCGGACAAGCAGGAAGGCACAACGGCTCCTGCCACGGCCACGCCCTTTCCGGCATGGCCGGGCCTTGTCGGCTGA
- a CDS encoding SWIB/MDM2 domain-containing protein: MTEKTTNAFSRPLTPSTELAAVIGSTPQPRTQVTKLLWEYIKANNLQNPGNKRNILCDAKLKAVMGKDEVTMFEMTALVGKHLS; encoded by the coding sequence ATGACCGAAAAGACAACCAACGCCTTCTCTCGCCCACTGACCCCCAGCACGGAGCTGGCAGCAGTCATCGGCTCGACGCCCCAGCCCCGCACGCAAGTGACGAAGCTGCTGTGGGAGTACATCAAGGCGAACAACCTGCAAAACCCCGGGAACAAGCGCAACATCCTTTGCGACGCCAAGCTGAAAGCGGTGATGGGCAAGGACGAAGTGACGATGTTCGAGATGACCGCCCTAGTCGGCAAGCACCTGAGCTGA